CAACAGGGGTGCGCTGACCGTCTTCGGGGAGTATCGCAAACTGCTCCAGCCGGGGCTGAACATCGTGCCGCCGTTCGTCTCGCGGGTCTACACGTTCGACATGCGAACCCAGACGATCGACGTGCCGACCCAGGAGGCGATCACGCGGGACAACTCGCCCGTGACCGCCGACGCCGTCGTCTACATCCGCGTTATGGACGCGAAACGAGCGTTCCTCGAGGTCGACGACTACAAGAACGCCGTCTCGAACCTCGCCCAGACGACGCTGCGAGCCGTGCTGGGTGACATGGAACTCGACGACACGCTCAGCCGGCGCGAGATGATCAACGAGCGGATTCGCACCGAACTCGACGAACCCACCGACGAGTGGGGGATCCGCGTCGAGAGCGTCGAGGTCCGCGAGGTCACGCCCTCGCGCGACGTCAAGGGGGCGATGGAGCAACAGACCTCCGCCGAACGGAAGCGCCGCGCGATGATCCTCGAGGCCCAGGGTGAACGCCGCAGCGCCGTCGAGAAAGCGGAGGGTGACAAGCAGTCGAACATCATCCGCGCCCAGGGTGAAAAGCAGAGCCAGATCCTCGAGGCCCAGGGTGACTCGATCTCGACCGTCCTGCGCGCTCGCTCCGCCGAGTCGATGGGCGAACGGGCCGTGATCGACAAGGGGATGGAAACCCTCGCCGAGATCGGGGGAAGCGAGTCGACGACGTTCGTCATGCCCCAGGAACTCACCTCGATGGTCGGCCGCTACGGCAAACACCTCTCCGGCAGCGACGTCGAACAGGACGGTGCGAAACTCGAGAGTCTCGAGTTCGACGACGAGACCCGCGAACTGATCGGCCTCGACGACATCAGCGAGATCCTCGGCGAGATCGACGAGGAACTCGAGATGGACGTCGAGGCGATGGAACAGGAGGCCAAGGCGATTCAGGAGGGCGAAGACATGGGCCAGAATCCCGACAGCGTCAGCGATCCCGACGAAGTCGACGCGATGCCGGGTGAGGCGGAGTCAGACGAGCGCTAAGAGAACCGCTCGAGCAGTTCTGACGGAGCCGGGCGAGCACCGAGGCCGGAAACCAGAATCGTTTTTCACCGTCCGGCGGATGTGAGAGCATGCCAGACGAGTCGCAGTTCGACCCCGGGGAGCGTCCGATATCGCGATGGACGCGATCGCAGGCGGCGGATCGGGCGCAGCGACGAGACGATGGCGCCGGTCGTCTATCCGCCGGAGAACGACGTCGACCTCGATCTGCACATCTGGGACACCTGGTTCCCCCGGAATCGCGACGGCACGATCGCCGAAATCGACGGCTACCGAGTCGTCTTCTCGCTGACGGCCTCGAGCGAACTCTTTCCCGGCAAGCGCCACGACGTGGCGACGATTCGCCACTTCTACTCCCGGGACGGCCGCGAGTGGACCTGCGGCGGACCGGTCTTCGAGGACGGCGCGGAGCAACGCTCCGCGAGCAGTCGGACGCAGTCCGGCGACGACCGGCCTGTCGATCTCGGGCCCGTTCGACCACGAGATCCTGTTGTGCCCGGACGGGACGGTGTACGAGCGAGAAGACCAGTCCCGCGGAATGATCTACACCTTCCGCAACCCGTGGTTCTTCGAGGATCCCCAGACCGGCGAGACCTGTCTGCTGTTCGAGACCAACACGCCGATTCCAGATCCCGAACTCGAGGAGGGTTCGACGCCGAACCGAAACACCTCGATTTCAACGGCAGCGTCGGCATCGCCGTCTCGCCGTCCGGCGATCCGACCGACTGGGAACTCGAGTCGCCGCTACTGGAGGGTGCCGGGACGAACCAGGAACTCGAGCGCCCGCACGTCGTCGTCCGCGACGGGCGATACTACCTGTTCCTCTCGAGTCACGAACACACCTCCGCGGAGGGACTCGAGGGGTACGACGCGCTCTACGGATTCGTCGCCGATTCGCTGCGAGGCGAGTACGTGCCGCTGAACGAGTCCGGACTCGTCCTGACGAACCCACCGAGCGCCCCGTTTCAGACTTACTCCTGGCTCGCCTACCCACACCGCGAGGAAATCCTCGTCAACAGCTTCTTCAACTACTACGACCTGCGGGGGCTCTCGCTCGACGACGTGACGAACCTCTCGCTCGACGAACAGCAGCGACGGTTCGGCGGTACGTGGCCTCCACGGTTCGGCTGACCGTCGACGGTACCGAAAGTCGCGCGCTCGGGGTTCTCGAGCACGGGCGCTTGCCGCTTCCGGACGAGGACTTCCCGCCGATCCGGCGTATCGGTCGATTTACCCGCCGGGGAATTCGACCCGCGTCGCCCCTCGTCCGTCGGCGTCTTCGGGCCGCCGGATCGATTTCCGACGAGCAACGGCCGCGTACGCGCCCTGTAGCGCGCCCCTCTTCGCGGTAGCGACGCTGAACGATCAGCGTACGTTCAAATGACTAAATTAGGAAATCCGTGAGGATGGTAGCAACTCAATGGCGGATCAAAAAACCGCGAGTGTACGTCGATCTGATCTTCGTGGGGATGACGCCGAGACGAGGCGCGCGGTGGGCGAGACGCAATCGGGCCACGAAGCGGCCGTCATCGATACGATCAGAGCGATCGACAGCGCCCGGTGGAACGCGGTCGTCGAGCGCTCGAGCTGTGGCACCGTCTTCCACCGTCACGAGTGGCTCGACGCGATCGAAACAGGGCTGGAGTACGAGTCGAAACACCTCGTCGTGACGAAGGACGGAAACATCATCGGGCTGCTGCCAAATTTCGTCGCGGACGTTCCGATGACGCCGGTCCAGCGGTTGACGTCCCTCTACCCGGGGTTCGGCGGACCGGTGGTGACGACGGACGTGGAAGACGCCCTCTCGCTGATGATCGACGCCGTTCCGGACCTCTGCACCGGGCGGACGGTCGCCCACGAGATCCGCGCGTGCAACACCGACTACCTCCGGTACAACGACTTTCTGCAGTCTCGAGGGTACCGTCCGGCTCGACTGGGCGGTCGGTTTCTGCTCCACCTCGACAGGAGCTACGAGGAGATCCTGGCCGGCATGAGTAAATCGAGACGAAAGGGTATCGAACGCGGACGGGATACCGATCACGAGATCGTCGAAGAGGACGTGACGAGGGCGAGCCTGGAGCGATTTCACCGGGTGTACGAACGACACATGGAAAACGTCGGGGGCGAAGCTTATCCGCTCGAGTTCTTCGAACGCCTAGCGGACGTGCGGTCGCGGATACTCCTCGTCACGATCCGAATCGAGGGCGAGTACGCGGGCGGGTTCCTAGAGCTGCTCGACGACGAGCAATCCGCCGTACACGGATTTTTCGCCGCCGTACCCGAAGCGTACTACGACTATCACGCGTCGGAACTCCTGTACGATTACGTGATCCGGTGGGCGATAGACCACGACTACGACCTGTACGACTTCGGCGGTTCGGAGGCCGACTTCGACGACGGCGTGTTCAGGTTCAAGGAGGGGTTCGGCGGTCGCCTGGTCCCGAACCTCTACTGGGAGCGCGGCTGCAGTCCGGCGTGGAAACTGGTGAAGGCTGGGCGATCGCTGTACTGGCGACACGCCAAGTGAGCGGCGATCACCGCCGACGCCGTCGGCCAGCCGAGCGACGAGTGTGTTGCGGTCGGCGATTTCGCCGGCCCTCGTGCCGTTCGCACCGTCCGCCGGGAACTGTTTCTCCGCCGAGATCCGTCCGGATCATGTCTCCGGGAGCGGCAGTCCCGTCCGCGTCACATTATCCGATAACCATCAATTGTAAGACATACTCAGGCCAAACGAGGGAGATAACTATGGCGGTAGAAGTGTGAGATAGTTAATAAATGACGCCGGCGAAACCGACCGCAGTCGGAATCCTGTGCGAGCCGTTCCTGTACGAGTGGCACGTGCGCTCCGTAGAGCGACTGCAGGCTGAGGCGAGTGCGAACGTTCCGCTGGTAGTGAGCAACGCCGCTACTAGGGAACACGAAGCCGAATCGTGGAACACGAGGGATCGCATCGGTCTCGACGACGTCGTCCAATTTTTCGACGTCTTCCGGCGGCAGAAAGCCTGGACGGTCGTTCTGGCGGAGCGAAACGTCGGCCGGTTGCTCGGCGACGAGGAACCGCTCTGGCACCGACGCTCCGTCGAAAACGTCGAGTGCCTCGCCGACGCGGATCACGTTCGCTGCGAGCCGAGGCGGGAGGACGGTTGGTTCGAGTTCCCCGACGACGTCGTCGCCAGGATCGCGGAGCGGTGCGACGTCGTGATCCTCTTCGGGTTCGGTCTGATCAGAGGAAAAATCCTAAACGCGCCCGAGTACGGCGTTCTGAACGTCCATCCTGCTGATATCCGGCGGTATCGAGGATTAGGTCCCGAGACGGCTTTCTACGACGGACGGACCAGCGCCGGCGCGACGGTTCAACGGCTAAACGAGACGGTCGACGGCGGCGAGATCGTCGCGTTCGACGAGACGGATATTAGCGATTGCGACACGCTGTGGGACGTCTGGGAGCGAATCGTAACGCTACAGGCCCGCCTCCTGGCCGAGGCCGTCGACAATTTGCGCGACCCGACGTTCGAACCGACGAGCGTCCCCGACGAGCAACTGGGCGACTTCTACTATCGAAGTCACCGTCACGGGCCGGAGTTCTCGGGACGAATCCTGGCGAAGAACCTCTTCGGGCGAATCCGGCGACAGTTTCGGAAAGCGGACGTCGCGGGCGGTCGGTCTATTTAACGTACGGTTCGGTTACACCGGGCGTAGGGAGCTTTTACGGCTACCTTTCGCTGCGATTCTCCTCGCTTATTTTTCTCGTTCGGGCCGCTTCGACCCCGCGACCGCGCTGCCGGCTCCGATCATCGCGACGACGCGGCCTCCTCGCGAGTCGCGGACTCCCGTTCTTCCTCCCAAGCCGAACCCATCGTCCACACGTCGATCGACTCGATGGCGGCGGTCCCGTCGGCCGCGTGGATCGACACGCCGTCGCTGTCCTCGCGCGTCGGGAAGATCCGGGTCGTCAAGCAGTGGCGTTCGTTCGCGAAAAGTTCGACGA
This DNA window, taken from Natronococcus sp. CG52, encodes the following:
- a CDS encoding lipid II:glycine glycyltransferase FemX — translated: MADQKTASVRRSDLRGDDAETRRAVGETQSGHEAAVIDTIRAIDSARWNAVVERSSCGTVFHRHEWLDAIETGLEYESKHLVVTKDGNIIGLLPNFVADVPMTPVQRLTSLYPGFGGPVVTTDVEDALSLMIDAVPDLCTGRTVAHEIRACNTDYLRYNDFLQSRGYRPARLGGRFLLHLDRSYEEILAGMSKSRRKGIERGRDTDHEIVEEDVTRASLERFHRVYERHMENVGGEAYPLEFFERLADVRSRILLVTIRIEGEYAGGFLELLDDEQSAVHGFFAAVPEAYYDYHASELLYDYVIRWAIDHDYDLYDFGGSEADFDDGVFRFKEGFGGRLVPNLYWERGCSPAWKLVKAGRSLYWRHAK
- a CDS encoding formyltransferase family protein, encoding MTPAKPTAVGILCEPFLYEWHVRSVERLQAEASANVPLVVSNAATREHEAESWNTRDRIGLDDVVQFFDVFRRQKAWTVVLAERNVGRLLGDEEPLWHRRSVENVECLADADHVRCEPRREDGWFEFPDDVVARIAERCDVVILFGFGLIRGKILNAPEYGVLNVHPADIRRYRGLGPETAFYDGRTSAGATVQRLNETVDGGEIVAFDETDISDCDTLWDVWERIVTLQARLLAEAVDNLRDPTFEPTSVPDEQLGDFYYRSHRHGPEFSGRILAKNLFGRIRRQFRKADVAGGRSI
- a CDS encoding SPFH domain-containing protein, translated to MSALEPTLLQLEEVLAEPTLLVGLLVLAVAAITVWQMVEIVDAYNRGALTVFGEYRKLLQPGLNIVPPFVSRVYTFDMRTQTIDVPTQEAITRDNSPVTADAVVYIRVMDAKRAFLEVDDYKNAVSNLAQTTLRAVLGDMELDDTLSRREMINERIRTELDEPTDEWGIRVESVEVREVTPSRDVKGAMEQQTSAERKRRAMILEAQGERRSAVEKAEGDKQSNIIRAQGEKQSQILEAQGDSISTVLRARSAESMGERAVIDKGMETLAEIGGSESTTFVMPQELTSMVGRYGKHLSGSDVEQDGAKLESLEFDDETRELIGLDDISEILGEIDEELEMDVEAMEQEAKAIQEGEDMGQNPDSVSDPDEVDAMPGEAESDER